A part of Capsicum annuum cultivar UCD-10X-F1 chromosome 6, UCD10Xv1.1, whole genome shotgun sequence genomic DNA contains:
- the LOC107875079 gene encoding uncharacterized protein LOC107875079, translating to MVDPQKIEEVKNLARPTSVMEVRSFVGLASYYRRQLKPNEKNYPTHDLELATVFFALKIWRHYLYGARCEVFTDHHSLQYKFTQIDLNLRQRRWMELLKDYDITILYHLGKDNVVTDSLSRKSATSIEARSIFLDQIKAKQFEDSKLSKIRDKVLQGEAEKSILNSDGVLLIKGRPLIKNDRTTEIRSSLLSFIHQRNLISQSLSILSPFLSQGIAAGGCNYQPAGNLGTTSIASPSSTPSSSNHHNASTDELPTSAAPFPPFLSPVPLFHRTTSSAPQPATCRRWTTNTIPLVSPRPPSKQRNRWAFFRRTTSQRSQPTAIRENVTNHIQAKISTLISLLLLEQNNTMKLNQLGVNYSASSNLVQAASCGGKVLLDCWKLKDLLNDERPSQEYNQEDESDDAFDDVNESDPNFDNVDESDSDLDGW from the exons ATGGTAGACCCACAGAAGATTGAAGAGGTTAAGAATTTGGCCAGGCCTACTTCAGTGATGGAAGTTCGTAGCTTTGTTGGCTTAGCAAGTTATTACCGCAG gcaATTGAAgcccaatgagaagaattatcccactcatgatttggagttagctacTGTATTTTTTGCTCTTAAgatatggaggcattacttgtatggggctCGTTGTGAAGTGTTCACTGATCACCACAGTTTACAGTATAAGTTTACACAGATAGATTTAAATTTGAGACAGCGTAGATGGATGGAATtgctcaaagattatgatatcacCATTCTCTACCATCTGGGGAAGGATAATGTGGTTACTGATTCATTGAGCAGGAAGTCAgcaa CCAGCATTGAGGCAAGATCTATATTTCTTGATCAAATCAAGGCTAAACAATTTGAGGATTCTAAGTTGAGCAAAATTCGTGATAAGGTTTTACAGGGTGAGGCCGAGAAGTCCATTCTCAATAGTGACGGTGTGTTGTTGATTAAGGGGCGA CCATTGATAAAAAATGATCGGACGACTGAGATCCGCTCGTCCTTACTTTCCTTTATACATCAAAGAAACCTAATCTCTCAATCTCTCTCCATCTTGTCTCCCTTTCTCTCTCAAGGCATAGCCGCCGGCGGATGCAATTATCAACCGGCCGGCAACCTCGGCACCACCAGTATCGCTTCACCGTCGTCAACACCCTCCTCATCAAACCATCACAATGCCTCGACCGACGAGCTACCGACAAGCGCCGCCCCATTCCCTCCTTTTCTCTCTCCGGTCCCcctcttccacagaactacaagCTCTGCACCACAACCGGCAACTTGCCGCCGGTGGACAACAAATACTATACCACTCGTTTCCCCCCGTCCACCGTCCAAACAGAGAAATCGATGGGCCTTTTTCCGGCGTACCACCAGCCAGCGAAGCCAACCAACCGCTATTCGAG AAAATGTAACAAATCATATTCAAGCAAAGATATCTACCTTGATCTCACTGTTACTTCTggaacaaaacaatacaatgaagTTAAACCAGCTCGGAGTGAACTATTCAG CATCAAGCAATTTAGTACAAGCGGCCTCTTGTGGTGGAAAGGTTTTGCTCGACTGTTGGAAGTTAAAGGATTTGTTAAATGATGAACGCCCATCTCAAGAATACAACCAAgaggatgaaagtgatgatgCCTTTGACGATGTGAATGAAAGTGATCCTAATTTTGATAACGTGGATGAAAGTGATTCTGACCTTGATGGTTGgtag